A window of Clostridium sp. Marseille-P299 contains these coding sequences:
- a CDS encoding DUF1893 domain-containing protein has protein sequence MNLLDRAKRTLKNNSHTFVCINDEEVFTSQKQGIAPIMELLETNKKMLDGAYIADKVIGKAAALLLVKGGIKELYADIISEHALSVLKEKQIIVTYGALVPFIENRRKDGMCPMEETVLEIESPEDAYMKLKEKIKSMQANS, from the coding sequence ATGAATCTATTAGATAGAGCAAAGCGTACATTAAAAAATAATAGTCATACATTTGTTTGTATCAATGATGAAGAGGTATTTACTTCACAAAAGCAGGGAATTGCTCCGATTATGGAACTACTTGAAACAAATAAAAAAATGCTTGATGGCGCATATATCGCTGATAAAGTAATTGGAAAAGCAGCAGCTTTGTTACTAGTAAAAGGTGGCATCAAAGAGTTATATGCAGACATCATTAGTGAACATGCCCTAAGTGTGCTTAAAGAGAAACAAATCATTGTTACATATGGGGCACTAGTTCCATTTATTGAAAATCGTAGGAAAGATGGAATGTGCCCGATGGAAGAGACGGTACTTGAGATTGAGTCACCTGAAGATGCTTACATGAAATTAAAAGAAAAGATTAAAAGCATGCAAGCTAATTCCTAA
- a CDS encoding ECF transporter S component yields the protein MNQTKKIIYAAMFMALGLIVPQAFHFTGVANAGAIFLPMHIPVILCGFVLGPYFGILVGALTPLLSSLLLAMPPMQRLPFMMIELAVYAFFAGIMYQTFGFYKRKFGIYCSLIIAMVAGRIVYAISLWFATNILGISKIGPIAALDAVIKGIPGIVIQLVILPAIVYQFKKGIISGNESIR from the coding sequence ATGAATCAAACAAAAAAAATAATATATGCGGCCATGTTCATGGCGTTGGGGTTAATTGTGCCACAAGCATTTCATTTTACAGGAGTAGCGAATGCAGGAGCGATATTCTTACCAATGCATATTCCGGTAATTCTTTGTGGATTTGTCCTAGGGCCGTATTTTGGGATACTTGTTGGTGCATTAACACCTCTTTTAAGCTCACTTTTACTTGCAATGCCACCGATGCAAAGACTTCCATTTATGATGATAGAACTTGCTGTTTATGCTTTTTTTGCAGGAATTATGTATCAAACCTTTGGATTTTATAAAAGAAAGTTTGGAATCTATTGTTCTTTAATCATAGCAATGGTAGCAGGTAGGATCGTGTATGCAATCAGTTTATGGTTTGCAACGAATATTCTAGGTATTAGTAAAATAGGACCGATTGCTGCTTTAGATGCAGTGATAAAAGGAATCCCAGGTATAGTAATTCAACTAGTAATATTACCTGCTATTGTATATCAGTTTAAGAAAGGAATCATCAGTGGAAATGAATCTATTAGATAG
- a CDS encoding aldo/keto reductase: protein MKYRKMGQTGAEVSALGFGAMRLPVIVDETGNATINEEEAIKMIRTAIDAGVNYVDTAYPYHNGMSEITVGKALKDGYREKAFVATKSPVWLINSEDDFERLLEEQLHKLEIDSIDFYLLHALSAERFNNVVLKYNLIPKMIEAKKKGKIKHMGFSFHDNWEAFKTIVDSTDAWDFCQIQMNYIDVNNQATLKGMEYAASKGLGIIIMEPLLGGKLANPPKNVAAALDKSKTPVEWAFDFLWNRPEVSIILSGMSDMQQTVDNLEYANRSKIGMLEEKDLAMLANAKEIYDTMALVSCTKCEYCMPCPFGLQIPKTFEAYNKTASASMKEARELYDSIEIKADACRKCRKCEKVCPQGIKISEVMTVIEKEFAV from the coding sequence ATGAAGTATCGTAAAATGGGACAGACGGGTGCAGAAGTATCTGCACTTGGATTTGGAGCTATGCGTCTTCCAGTAATTGTTGATGAGACTGGTAATGCTACGATTAATGAAGAAGAAGCGATAAAAATGATTCGAACTGCAATTGACGCAGGCGTAAATTATGTAGATACTGCTTATCCGTATCATAATGGTATGAGTGAAATTACTGTGGGGAAAGCATTAAAAGATGGGTATAGAGAAAAGGCCTTTGTGGCTACAAAATCACCGGTATGGCTTATTAATTCCGAGGATGATTTTGAACGTTTGTTAGAGGAACAGTTACATAAATTAGAGATAGACTCAATCGATTTTTATTTATTACATGCGCTAAGTGCGGAACGTTTTAACAATGTCGTATTAAAATATAATCTGATTCCGAAGATGATAGAGGCAAAGAAAAAGGGGAAAATCAAACATATGGGATTTTCTTTTCATGATAACTGGGAAGCATTTAAAACGATAGTAGATAGTACAGACGCTTGGGACTTTTGTCAGATACAGATGAATTATATTGACGTAAACAATCAAGCCACTTTAAAGGGGATGGAATATGCAGCTTCTAAAGGTCTTGGAATTATAATTATGGAACCGTTGCTTGGTGGAAAGCTTGCAAATCCGCCAAAGAATGTAGCAGCAGCATTGGATAAAAGTAAAACGCCAGTAGAATGGGCATTTGATTTTCTATGGAACCGTCCGGAAGTTAGCATTATCCTAAGCGGAATGAGTGATATGCAGCAAACAGTTGATAATTTAGAGTATGCGAATCGATCTAAAATTGGTATGCTTGAAGAGAAAGATCTTGCTATGCTTGCTAACGCAAAAGAAATCTATGATACAATGGCATTGGTTTCTTGTACAAAGTGTGAGTACTGTATGCCATGTCCATTTGGATTACAAATACCAAAAACATTTGAAGCATATAATAAAACGGCTTCTGCTTCAATGAAAGAAGCAAGAGAATTATATGACTCTATAGAAATAAAAGCAGATGCCTGCAGAAAATGCAGAAAATGCGAAAAGGTCTGTCCACAAGGAATAAAAATTAGTGAAGTTATGACAGTAATCGAAAAAGAATTTGCCGTATAA